In Candidatus Brocadia sp., the following proteins share a genomic window:
- a CDS encoding PD-(D/E)XK motif protein yields MSRIAPDVWSRLEQARPTGENLTARQAVPDITTRLQCALDSEGRRHLLIALHANERDFRDTQSRGINVVTRDLIIRGLPIARYLDIQCLDAAGHMAFDLIGGELADELSHANRMPAEIVKHVLAKWRRFWGQLPRTLLTREELLGLFAELWFLFVWLHPSVGIDEAVQRWRGPFGSRHDFEWAGKSVEVKATTSSRGRIHRINGIDQLLPPEGGELLFFSLHLREEAGATNTLPALVNTILQCLNPDVDALSRFETVLAQTGYSPSHNEEYSKLHLRVIDEGLFSVRDNFPRITAHQFRAGVPAGIERIEYEINLGTFDCLLIARLPQEGSVFLQ; encoded by the coding sequence ATGAGCCGAATCGCGCCGGATGTTTGGTCACGACTTGAACAAGCTCGACCCACTGGTGAAAATCTGACAGCGCGGCAAGCTGTACCTGATATTACTACCAGATTACAGTGCGCGCTTGATTCAGAAGGAAGGAGACACCTGCTTATTGCATTGCATGCAAATGAACGGGATTTCCGAGATACTCAGAGTAGAGGAATAAACGTTGTTACTCGTGATCTGATTATACGAGGTCTACCAATTGCACGCTATTTAGACATTCAATGTCTCGATGCTGCCGGGCATATGGCATTTGATTTGATAGGTGGTGAATTGGCAGACGAGCTTTCGCATGCGAACAGAATGCCCGCTGAGATCGTTAAACATGTCCTAGCAAAGTGGCGAAGGTTCTGGGGTCAACTACCGCGGACACTCCTTACAAGAGAAGAACTGCTGGGCCTCTTTGCAGAACTCTGGTTCCTCTTTGTTTGGCTGCATCCGTCCGTTGGTATCGATGAAGCTGTACAGCGATGGCGCGGCCCTTTTGGTTCACGGCATGATTTTGAGTGGGCTGGGAAATCGGTTGAAGTTAAGGCTACAACTTCCTCGCGGGGTCGCATTCACAGAATTAATGGTATCGATCAACTATTACCACCGGAAGGCGGGGAACTCCTTTTCTTCAGCTTGCATCTGCGTGAAGAAGCTGGTGCGACAAATACCCTTCCCGCCCTTGTTAATACAATTTTGCAATGCCTGAATCCTGACGTTGATGCATTAAGTCGTTTTGAGACTGTACTTGCACAGACAGGATATTCACCATCTCATAATGAGGAGTATTCAAAATTGCACCTGCGCGTAATCGATGAAGGTCTTTTCTCTGTGAGAGATAACTTTCCGCGAATAACAGCGCATCAATTTCGTGCAGGCGTTCCTGCCGGAATTGAAAGAATAGAATATGAAATTAATCTTGGTACTTTTGATTGTTTGCTGATAGCCCGACTACCTCAGGAGGGATCGGTCTTTCTACAATAG
- a CDS encoding endonuclease, with the protein MTLEEALGIVRLMIDRGVSCEVAIENPAIPEEFRQQIRETLAQEENITLEPARMLVAAPRRDEWLRYIDRSDWYYWPALREYLLGVKGWSIADVRSLDEVTDRTLGQLAPPSTEQFDIRGLVLGHVQSGKTSNFTALIAKSADVGYRLVIVLSGIDNGLRRQTQIRLKRELVGYTDNRSGTVHLPPLGRQWHEFTREDLSGDFQPGFANHAALQGSQPVLLVVKKNGQVLRRLLRWLDDAPEEVRRTIPLLVIDDEADQASMDTRGTYQTENEPLPDDYEEPSVINSLIRDLLRRFQRRAYVAYTATPFANILVPHDTFDPQVENDLYPKDFIVDLAKPDHYFGAEELFGRFDPVSSEQVGGLNIIRDVADEDLHSLEQEELPASVEISVIDFVLAGAARAHRGGGERPATMLVHVSRLIVEQQRMSDLIWHRFSELKDEWRYQRRHGIRERLQARWEEEFRPVTRASHLERDVSFEQIEPHVGPFFEAVQVRVVNSATGEVLDYEREPGLKAIAVGGNRLSRGLTLEGLLISFFVRQSIMYDTLMQMGRWFGYRSGYEDLTRIYTTAELAGWFSDLAFVEHQLREDLEVYENQGLTPYQVGMRIWQHPAMQVTSPLKRRFATATIISQTYAEQLVQTFKFPLRRPDDLAVQAEENLLTVRNFLTGLGMPQWEINGPVWSGVSPDAILEFLRRYSVDVQARSISPPLICAYIERQVELGELVRWTVAVLGRGNQDRTLGEALWNISGGHIWQVSRSRLGNTDSVRAIVSPGDEAVGLSLDARARMQEYLQQGETENRAARRSRPPEEGLIMLYPISRFSGYDLQPGGIRRPLYDDPADPRARDLIGLAISFPTSAHPQHVEAYLEGTVGWRPVE; encoded by the coding sequence ATGACTTTAGAAGAGGCACTTGGCATAGTCCGATTAATGATTGATCGTGGGGTTTCCTGTGAAGTCGCAATCGAAAATCCTGCCATTCCGGAAGAGTTCAGACAGCAAATACGTGAGACACTTGCACAGGAAGAAAATATCACCCTTGAACCTGCCCGTATGCTTGTGGCGGCACCGCGCCGGGATGAGTGGCTGCGCTATATTGACCGGTCTGACTGGTACTACTGGCCGGCACTTCGGGAATATCTCCTAGGTGTAAAAGGCTGGTCAATAGCGGACGTTAGATCTCTTGATGAAGTTACTGACCGCACACTCGGGCAATTGGCTCCTCCTTCAACCGAGCAGTTTGACATTCGCGGTCTGGTTCTGGGACATGTCCAAAGTGGTAAAACCTCAAACTTTACTGCGCTCATCGCAAAGTCGGCCGACGTTGGTTATCGCCTTGTCATTGTCCTGTCAGGGATTGACAATGGTCTTCGCCGGCAAACGCAAATTCGCCTGAAGCGTGAGCTCGTAGGCTACACAGATAATCGGTCAGGTACAGTGCATCTTCCCCCTCTGGGGCGACAATGGCATGAATTTACGCGGGAAGATCTGAGTGGCGACTTTCAGCCCGGCTTTGCAAATCACGCTGCACTCCAAGGTTCTCAGCCAGTGCTGCTCGTCGTCAAGAAAAACGGTCAGGTACTCCGCCGGTTGCTCCGATGGCTGGATGATGCCCCTGAAGAAGTACGCCGTACGATACCCTTGCTGGTGATAGATGATGAGGCTGATCAGGCAAGCATGGATACCCGGGGGACTTATCAAACAGAAAATGAGCCATTGCCGGATGATTATGAGGAGCCTTCCGTAATAAACAGTCTGATTCGTGATCTGCTCCGCAGATTTCAGCGACGTGCTTATGTTGCATACACAGCTACACCATTCGCCAACATTCTTGTCCCACACGATACATTTGATCCTCAGGTGGAAAACGATTTGTATCCAAAAGACTTTATCGTGGACCTGGCGAAACCGGATCACTATTTTGGCGCAGAGGAATTATTTGGTCGTTTCGACCCTGTATCAAGCGAACAGGTTGGTGGTCTCAACATTATCAGGGATGTTGCAGACGAGGACCTACATTCACTCGAACAGGAAGAATTGCCTGCATCAGTTGAGATATCTGTGATAGATTTTGTTCTTGCCGGTGCAGCTAGGGCACATCGCGGTGGTGGTGAACGCCCGGCGACAATGCTTGTCCATGTGAGCCGTCTCATTGTCGAGCAGCAGAGAATGTCTGATTTGATTTGGCATAGATTTTCTGAACTTAAGGACGAGTGGCGTTACCAGAGGAGACACGGAATCAGGGAGCGTCTTCAAGCACGGTGGGAAGAGGAGTTTCGACCAGTAACCAGAGCAAGCCATCTGGAGAGGGATGTTTCCTTTGAACAGATCGAGCCACATGTAGGGCCTTTTTTTGAGGCCGTGCAAGTAAGAGTAGTGAATAGCGCTACGGGTGAAGTGCTTGATTACGAGAGAGAACCAGGCCTAAAGGCTATCGCTGTAGGCGGGAACAGGCTGTCCCGTGGACTAACACTGGAAGGATTGCTGATCAGTTTCTTTGTTCGCCAGAGTATTATGTACGATACTCTTATGCAAATGGGACGATGGTTCGGCTATCGCAGTGGTTATGAAGACCTCACGCGGATATATACAACCGCTGAACTGGCAGGATGGTTCAGTGATCTAGCTTTTGTCGAGCACCAGCTCCGTGAAGATTTGGAGGTTTACGAAAATCAGGGGTTGACACCGTACCAGGTAGGAATGAGAATCTGGCAGCATCCTGCGATGCAGGTAACCAGTCCGCTGAAACGCCGCTTTGCGACAGCCACAATTATATCTCAAACCTATGCAGAACAGTTGGTGCAGACATTTAAGTTCCCCTTGCGCCGTCCTGATGATCTTGCGGTTCAGGCTGAGGAAAATCTGCTGACTGTGCGGAACTTCTTAACCGGTTTGGGTATGCCCCAATGGGAAATCAATGGACCAGTATGGTCAGGAGTCTCCCCTGACGCGATACTCGAATTTCTGAGAAGGTATAGCGTCGACGTACAGGCGAGAAGCATTTCACCTCCCCTGATTTGTGCGTATATTGAGCGGCAGGTTGAGCTAGGAGAGCTTGTTCGCTGGACCGTAGCCGTGTTGGGGAGGGGAAACCAGGACAGAACGCTGGGTGAAGCGCTCTGGAACATTTCAGGTGGCCATATATGGCAAGTCAGCCGTAGCCGTCTCGGGAATACCGATTCAGTTCGTGCCATTGTAAGTCCGGGAGATGAGGCGGTTGGGCTTTCACTGGATGCAAGAGCCAGAATGCAGGAATATTTGCAACAAGGCGAGACTGAGAACCGAGCAGCGAGACGTTCTAGGCCACCGGAAGAAGGACTTATAATGCTGTATCCCATCAGCAGATTTTCCGGCTATGACCTGCAGCCGGGCGGCATCCGCCGACCACTCTATGATGATCCGGCAGACCCACGGGCACGCGACCTTATCGGCCTAGCAATATCTTTTCCCACATCAGCACATCCCCAACACGTAGAGGCATATCTGGAAGGCACTGTAGGCTGGAGGCCGGTAGAATGA
- a CDS encoding DUF2851 family protein — protein sequence MFNLDKYPTNYFSPVYQQIVNSLYTGINDEGVNGSSSLRVLEGTERLIKEELVRCVWFGQHIKKDKLFTDDGFRLEILSPGWWNSEGGPDFKHAEILLEGKGLIKGNVEVHVFSSDWMRHQHDKQSTYDTVCLHVVMWDDQGGSVKNCNGQLIPQLTLSKYLDAELDELVELIDVESYLKGKKVNPGYCQTEMENQKVNDQWIGRFLDYAGDERILQKAKRYEQWVEKKPLDQVLYEAVMESLGYKNNKEPFFTLASRVPLEDIRSLIPEDASAQKKKKDTQALLLGTAGLLPQQRNVKPACDKETAEYVNDIEQAWNKIQKKINRVPLTKNAWSYAGIRPANFPERRIAAIANVLSECSSLSIFRYLLSVLEKVESYEDAHKIMKRLIEDIQSLFLDIYDPYWSYHYTWYGKKLAKPIKLLGKERTSNIFINVIIPILLIYARKHDNTKMEKTLHLVYRNYSPLSGTSVTKFMSHRIFGQSDVSKKIITSARRQQGLYQIFKDFCENDNMSCNKCALYLSMVES from the coding sequence ATGTTCAACCTCGATAAATATCCCACAAATTATTTTTCGCCTGTCTATCAGCAGATCGTAAACTCCCTTTATACTGGTATAAATGATGAAGGGGTGAACGGCAGTTCGTCCCTGCGTGTCCTGGAAGGCACAGAAAGGCTGATTAAGGAAGAATTAGTTCGATGTGTCTGGTTTGGACAGCATATTAAAAAGGACAAGCTTTTTACCGATGACGGCTTTCGCCTTGAAATTCTTTCTCCAGGATGGTGGAATTCTGAGGGAGGACCTGATTTCAAGCACGCTGAAATTCTCCTGGAAGGCAAAGGTCTCATAAAGGGCAATGTCGAAGTTCATGTGTTTTCATCCGATTGGATGCGGCATCAGCACGACAAACAAAGTACCTACGATACGGTATGCTTGCATGTCGTTATGTGGGATGACCAGGGAGGGTCCGTTAAGAATTGTAACGGCCAATTAATTCCTCAATTAACGCTGTCCAAATATTTAGATGCCGAATTGGATGAACTGGTAGAGTTGATCGACGTTGAATCCTATCTAAAAGGGAAAAAGGTAAATCCCGGATACTGTCAGACCGAAATGGAAAACCAGAAGGTAAATGATCAATGGATAGGTCGTTTCCTCGATTATGCCGGCGACGAGCGCATTCTTCAAAAGGCAAAAAGGTACGAACAATGGGTAGAAAAAAAACCATTAGATCAGGTACTTTACGAGGCTGTGATGGAATCGCTGGGATATAAAAACAATAAGGAGCCGTTTTTCACGTTAGCCTCCCGCGTGCCGCTTGAAGACATCAGGTCTTTAATTCCAGAAGATGCCTCTGCCCAAAAAAAGAAAAAAGATACGCAGGCGTTACTCCTGGGTACAGCGGGTTTGTTACCGCAACAAAGAAATGTAAAACCAGCCTGCGACAAAGAAACTGCGGAATATGTAAACGATATTGAACAGGCATGGAATAAAATACAAAAGAAAATAAACCGGGTTCCTTTGACAAAAAATGCCTGGAGCTATGCAGGGATCAGACCTGCAAATTTCCCGGAAAGAAGGATTGCGGCCATTGCCAATGTCCTTTCGGAGTGTTCATCCCTCAGCATCTTCCGATACCTCTTATCGGTACTTGAAAAGGTGGAAAGTTACGAAGATGCACACAAAATCATGAAGAGGCTCATTGAGGATATACAATCTCTCTTTCTTGATATTTATGACCCCTACTGGTCATATCATTATACCTGGTATGGGAAAAAACTGGCAAAACCCATTAAGTTGCTTGGAAAAGAGAGGACTTCCAATATTTTCATCAATGTTATTATTCCCATCTTGCTTATCTATGCCAGAAAGCATGACAACACAAAGATGGAAAAGACATTACATCTCGTGTATAGAAATTATTCTCCTCTTTCCGGTACCAGTGTAACGAAGTTCATGAGTCATCGTATCTTTGGACAGTCAGATGTATCAAAAAAAATAATCACTTCTGCCAGGAGGCAACAGGGGTTGTATCAAATCTTTAAGGATTTTTGCGAGAATGACAATATGAGCTGCAACAAGTGCGCCTTGTATCTGTCTATGGTTGAAAGCTAG
- the vsr gene encoding DNA mismatch endonuclease Vsr — protein sequence MVDVHNKKTRSYNMSMIRSKDTKPEIIVRKFLFGNGFRYKLYDKTLPGKPDLVFPKYKTVIFVHGCFWHGHEGCKYFVVPKTRTKWWLSKINRNKQLDTENSGKLKKLGWKILTVFECKLKPGSMEKTLNQLAMRLTNEIY from the coding sequence ATGGTAGATGTTCATAATAAAAAAACCAGAAGTTATAATATGTCCATGATCAGGAGCAAGGACACAAAGCCGGAAATTATTGTCAGAAAATTCCTTTTTGGAAACGGTTTCAGATATAAACTTTACGATAAAACATTACCCGGCAAGCCAGACCTTGTTTTCCCGAAATATAAAACGGTTATATTTGTTCATGGTTGCTTCTGGCATGGACATGAAGGCTGTAAATATTTTGTAGTACCCAAAACCCGAACGAAATGGTGGCTGAGTAAAATTAACCGGAATAAACAGCTTGATACCGAAAACTCCGGCAAATTAAAAAAGCTGGGCTGGAAAATTTTAACTGTGTTTGAGTGCAAATTGAAACCCGGTAGCATGGAAAAAACCCTGAATCAATTAGCAATGAGATTAACAAATGAGATTTATTGA
- the dcm gene encoding DNA (cytosine-5-)-methyltransferase encodes MRFIDLFAGAGGFAEGFKRAGFEPVALVESDPAACFTLKTRLSYYYLAENNKSDIYIKYLKGEINRNQLYSFIPSHIIESVINMSIGDENNSKIFQIIERLNGKKDIDVIVGGPPCQAYSLVGRARDKNGMQGDPRNYLYVQYGRFLKKYNPKMFVFENVIGILSAEKGKYFKNIRSYFRRLGYVVEPLKVNANDFGVLQNRRRVIIVGWKKDSNPSIGNLADQCIFKYKKVGSIFKDLPKLNAGGGIDKYLTYTAEINDYLYFAKIRNGIDILTQHVTRPHTEQDKEIYRIAAEKWKISEERLDYNDLPERLKTHKNRDAFLDRFKIVADNISYSQTVVAHIAKDGHYYIHPDIEQNRSISVREAARLQSFPDDYYFEGIKEGRNRTAAFKQIGNAVPPLMVEKIARKLVEYFK; translated from the coding sequence ATGAGATTTATTGACTTATTTGCAGGTGCAGGCGGTTTCGCAGAAGGTTTTAAAAGGGCCGGTTTTGAACCAGTTGCACTAGTTGAGTCAGATCCCGCTGCGTGTTTTACTCTAAAGACACGTCTTTCCTATTATTACCTTGCAGAGAATAATAAGTCAGATATCTACATCAAATATCTCAAAGGGGAAATAAACAGAAATCAGCTTTACTCGTTCATACCTTCTCATATTATAGAATCTGTAATTAATATGTCCATCGGTGATGAGAACAACTCTAAGATTTTCCAGATAATAGAAAGATTAAATGGTAAAAAAGATATTGATGTTATAGTGGGCGGTCCTCCGTGCCAGGCATATTCCTTGGTTGGCCGGGCGCGTGACAAAAATGGAATGCAGGGGGATCCGAGAAATTATCTATACGTTCAGTATGGAAGATTTCTTAAGAAGTACAATCCAAAAATGTTTGTTTTTGAAAATGTGATCGGAATACTGTCAGCAGAAAAAGGAAAGTATTTCAAGAATATCCGGTCATATTTTAGACGTCTTGGATATGTTGTAGAACCACTCAAAGTAAACGCGAATGACTTCGGAGTACTTCAGAATAGGAGGAGAGTAATAATCGTAGGATGGAAGAAAGACTCGAATCCTTCTATTGGCAATTTGGCTGATCAATGCATCTTCAAATATAAAAAAGTGGGATCAATTTTTAAAGATCTTCCAAAATTAAATGCAGGCGGAGGCATAGACAAATATCTTACCTACACCGCAGAAATTAACGATTATCTGTATTTCGCGAAAATAAGAAATGGTATTGATATCTTGACTCAGCATGTCACAAGACCACACACAGAACAGGATAAGGAAATTTACAGAATTGCCGCTGAGAAATGGAAAATAAGCGAGGAAAGACTTGACTATAATGATCTTCCGGAGAGGCTTAAGACCCACAAAAACAGGGATGCTTTCCTAGACAGATTTAAGATTGTAGCTGATAATATATCGTATTCACAAACAGTTGTTGCACATATTGCTAAAGATGGACATTATTACATTCATCCAGACATAGAGCAGAATCGTTCAATCTCAGTTCGGGAAGCAGCCAGGCTTCAGTCATTTCCTGATGATTATTATTTTGAAGGAATAAAAGAAGGACGAAACAGAACGGCTGCATTTAAACAAATTGGGAATGCAGTGCCGCCCCTTATGGTAGAAAAAATTGCAAGGAAACTTGTTGAATATTTCAAATAA
- a CDS encoding ATP-binding protein has product MPYHTEGNEVIPSARRLIKSLRDMGYDFASAVADLVDNSIEAGATLVAIDVEFDGDDSWVRIADNGKGMTPSELREAMRYGAEREYEKEDLGKFGLGLKTASLSQCQRLSVASRINPARADITAYCWDMAHIDKTNRWEILPLDRNGLGPAIREPLKETTGTVVLWQRLDRILGYKHPYGEMARRRLSALCRDVEDHLAMVFHRFLSGKMPRRKFKILLNGNPVKPWDPFARWEKKTKSLTPVTLKIEHEGVSGEVKLEPFVLPHQNDFSSQDAFKQASGPANWNQQQGFYIYRAGRLIQSGGWCRLRTIDEHTKLARIALSFSPALDEAFKINVAKMRVQLPLQIREQIEQAIRQVVKMARDAYDRPSSRPPATSVNRPSTTPAVPITSPLEDLTETGLSIKPSAGTVEENSSPSEAQQLWTIDELHSRLRDMAEPEERPIIDRVFNRFLTRLNREGDS; this is encoded by the coding sequence ATGCCATATCATACCGAAGGGAACGAAGTTATTCCATCCGCACGACGTCTTATAAAGTCACTTCGCGATATGGGTTATGACTTCGCGTCTGCCGTTGCTGACCTTGTTGATAACTCAATAGAAGCCGGTGCCACGCTTGTTGCAATAGATGTGGAGTTTGACGGCGATGATTCATGGGTTCGGATCGCTGATAATGGCAAGGGAATGACACCTTCTGAGCTGAGAGAAGCTATGAGATACGGAGCCGAGCGTGAATATGAAAAAGAAGACTTGGGCAAATTTGGTCTGGGATTAAAGACGGCATCATTAAGCCAGTGCCAGAGGCTTTCCGTAGCGAGCAGGATCAATCCCGCGAGGGCAGACATTACGGCGTACTGCTGGGATATGGCACATATTGATAAAACAAATCGCTGGGAGATTCTTCCGCTTGATCGGAACGGACTCGGCCCCGCGATTCGTGAACCACTCAAGGAAACTACTGGAACAGTTGTTCTCTGGCAGAGACTTGACCGGATTCTTGGCTACAAACATCCTTACGGGGAAATGGCCAGGAGGAGGCTTTCTGCTTTGTGCAGAGACGTGGAGGATCACTTGGCAATGGTATTCCACCGTTTCCTGTCCGGTAAGATGCCCCGAAGGAAATTCAAGATTCTGCTGAACGGTAATCCCGTAAAGCCGTGGGACCCGTTTGCACGCTGGGAAAAGAAAACAAAGTCTCTGACTCCGGTTACCCTCAAAATTGAGCATGAGGGAGTATCAGGAGAAGTTAAGCTGGAACCGTTTGTTTTACCTCACCAGAATGATTTCAGTTCTCAGGATGCCTTCAAACAGGCCAGTGGTCCGGCAAACTGGAACCAGCAGCAAGGGTTTTACATCTATCGTGCTGGCCGTCTTATCCAGAGTGGAGGGTGGTGCAGACTTCGTACCATCGATGAGCATACCAAACTCGCCAGAATCGCCCTCAGTTTTTCTCCGGCGCTGGATGAAGCATTCAAGATCAACGTCGCTAAGATGCGCGTCCAGTTACCTTTACAGATTCGGGAGCAGATAGAACAGGCAATCAGACAGGTTGTCAAGATGGCAAGGGACGCATATGACCGCCCCTCCTCCCGTCCCCCTGCAACATCTGTGAACAGACCGTCCACGACTCCTGCAGTGCCGATTACTTCACCTCTGGAAGACTTAACAGAGACCGGACTGTCAATAAAACCCTCTGCCGGCACTGTCGAGGAGAATTCCTCCCCTTCAGAGGCACAACAGCTTTGGACAATTGATGAACTTCATTCACGCCTCAGGGATATGGCAGAGCCCGAAGAAAGGCCGATTATTGACAGGGTGTTTAACCGTTTTCTCACGCGCCTTAATAGAGAAGGAGATAGTTAA
- a CDS encoding DUF374 domain-containing protein, whose protein sequence is MKKLKFFITGILGSWLIKLLALTIRISDSPRGFNEKIQTNQAIYTFWHCLMLIPAYVGRNKNIQVLISQHSDGEYIAQVIKRLGFGVIRGSTTRGGARAVKAMVDKVREGYPVAITPDGPRGPRFVVQPGSIYLSQKTRLPIIPTTVGLSRYWKLPSWDEFRIPKPFSRALMMYGDPIHIPPNLTGEEMENYRLLVEKIMKEMTERADILVRQKNR, encoded by the coding sequence ATGAAAAAACTAAAATTCTTTATCACAGGGATTCTTGGTTCCTGGCTCATAAAATTATTGGCCTTGACCATTCGTATTTCCGATTCTCCCAGAGGTTTTAATGAAAAGATACAAACCAACCAGGCTATTTACACCTTCTGGCACTGCCTGATGCTTATCCCTGCCTATGTGGGCCGCAATAAAAACATACAGGTACTCATCAGCCAGCACTCCGATGGTGAATATATCGCACAGGTAATAAAAAGACTTGGTTTTGGTGTTATACGAGGGTCAACAACGAGAGGTGGCGCACGGGCTGTAAAGGCCATGGTTGATAAGGTACGTGAAGGGTATCCGGTTGCAATTACCCCCGACGGACCACGGGGCCCCCGATTCGTTGTCCAACCCGGAAGCATCTATCTCAGCCAAAAAACAAGACTGCCTATTATTCCCACTACCGTTGGATTATCCCGTTATTGGAAGCTCCCAAGCTGGGACGAGTTTCGTATTCCAAAGCCATTTTCCCGGGCATTAATGATGTATGGCGACCCCATCCATATTCCACCCAATCTTACCGGGGAAGAAATGGAAAACTATCGGCTTCTGGTAGAAAAAATTATGAAAGAAATGACAGAAAGAGCTGATATCCTGGTACGGCAAAAAAACAGGTAA
- a CDS encoding GIY-YIG nuclease family protein, whose translation MSFDKHYFVYILANKRNGTLYIGVTNNLIRRVYEHKNDLIKGFTKKYRVHHLVYYEMTRDVISAIEREKRLKKWNRKWKLELIEKMNPQWRDLYDELVQ comes from the coding sequence ATGAGTTTTGACAAACATTATTTTGTTTACATTCTTGCAAATAAAAGAAACGGGACTTTATACATTGGCGTTACTAATAATTTGATAAGAAGGGTTTATGAGCATAAAAATGATTTAATAAAGGGATTTACGAAAAAGTATAGGGTTCATCATCTTGTTTATTATGAAATGACTCGTGATGTAATAAGCGCCATTGAGAGAGAAAAACGGTTAAAGAAATGGAATAGAAAATGGAAGTTGGAATTGATTGAAAAGATGAATCCTCAATGGAGGGATTTATATGACGAACTGGTTCAATGA